One genomic segment of Rivularia sp. PCC 7116 includes these proteins:
- a CDS encoding glycosyltransferase family 4 protein — protein sequence MRIAYLTGEYPRATDTFIQREVAALRQQGAEIHTFSIRPTGEEHMVGKEQKQERSQTFYILPPSPLKLARAHFNLLIASPKRYLQALKLAYSTRLHGLRGNLYQLFYFLEAGILAQEINKRQIPHLHNHFGDSSCSVAMLAAELGGFSYSFTLHGPYIFFQPYHWRLDEKINQALFVSCISNYCRSQGMIFAPFEKWNKMQIVHCGIDPKLFKPVSHQGKGHRLLYVGRLSAAKGLPILLESLVDLKQRHQDVILTVVGDGSDRAALEQMTADFGLAENVNFVGYKSQAEVREYFEQTDVFVLSSFAEGVPVVLMEAMAAGVPVVAPQIAGISELVEHNVSGYIVPAGDKTHLAQSIEKLLNDGELRTEFGTAGRNKVEKEFNINLEAKKLYQIMSKALHPAEQLTTTSKQLSKISGV from the coding sequence ATGCGTATTGCTTACCTGACGGGAGAATATCCCAGAGCTACAGATACTTTTATTCAACGTGAAGTTGCCGCACTTCGCCAACAAGGAGCAGAAATACATACATTTTCTATACGCCCTACCGGTGAAGAGCATATGGTGGGGAAAGAACAAAAACAAGAGCGAAGTCAAACTTTTTATATTCTGCCTCCAAGCCCTTTGAAATTAGCAAGAGCGCATTTTAATTTATTAATTGCTTCGCCAAAAAGATATTTACAAGCACTGAAATTAGCTTACTCAACCAGATTGCATGGATTGCGGGGAAATCTTTATCAATTGTTTTACTTTTTGGAAGCGGGTATCTTAGCTCAAGAGATTAACAAAAGACAAATTCCTCACCTGCACAACCATTTCGGAGATTCTAGCTGTAGCGTTGCCATGTTAGCAGCAGAATTAGGAGGCTTTAGCTATAGTTTTACATTACACGGTCCCTATATCTTCTTCCAGCCGTATCATTGGAGACTAGACGAAAAAATTAATCAAGCATTATTTGTAAGTTGCATTAGTAACTACTGTCGCAGCCAAGGAATGATATTTGCACCCTTTGAAAAATGGAATAAAATGCAGATCGTTCACTGCGGCATAGACCCAAAATTATTTAAACCAGTATCTCATCAAGGGAAAGGGCATCGTCTGCTCTATGTCGGTAGGCTGTCTGCTGCCAAGGGTTTACCGATACTTTTAGAAAGTTTAGTTGATTTGAAACAACGCCATCAGGATGTCATATTAACAGTAGTTGGTGACGGTAGCGATCGCGCTGCTTTAGAGCAGATGACTGCTGATTTTGGATTGGCGGAGAATGTAAATTTTGTTGGCTATAAGTCGCAAGCAGAAGTGCGTGAATACTTTGAACAAACAGATGTATTTGTTTTATCCAGCTTTGCCGAGGGAGTGCCTGTAGTCTTAATGGAAGCAATGGCGGCAGGGGTTCCGGTAGTCGCTCCACAAATCGCCGGAATCAGCGAACTCGTAGAACACAACGTCAGCGGCTATATCGTACCCGCAGGTGATAAAACACATTTAGCCCAAAGCATAGAAAAATTATTGAACGACGGCGAGTTAAGAACTGAATTCGGAACCGCAGGAAGAAATAAAGTAGAAAAAGAATTCAATATAAATTTAGAAGCTAAAAAGCTCTACCAGATAATGAGTAAAGCATTGCATCCAGCCGAGCAGTTAACCACAACCAGCAAACAGTTATCAAAGATTAGCGGTGTTTGA
- a CDS encoding Gfo/Idh/MocA family protein, with the protein MLLKNVFKISNLVRKTDANSVKNPTYSANQNGNKSNLSYKSIAIVGCGYVADYYLKTLSMHPQLKLVGVLDKVSDRATKFSKYYNISHIYDSLSDLLADDKVDIVLNLTNPRSHYEVSKACLEAGKHVYSEKPFAMEMEQAKELVDIAEAKGLYLSSAPCSLLSESAQTIWKALRENKVGKVRVVYAEMDDGLVHQMPYQKWLSESGTPWPYKDEFEVGCTLEHAGYYVNWLTAFFGPAQTVSAFSSCLIPDKKTDLPVEVDAPDFSVACIKFASGVVARLTCSIVAPHDHSLKIIGDDGILGIDDCWFYGAPVYIRRSLTIGRKRLEGVWKQRYRLVKKAPKFGYRGAQQMDFCRGVAEMADAIMENRPCRLSSRFSLHNNEIVLAIQNSLETGSPYKMTTSFDSVEPMDWAK; encoded by the coding sequence ATGCTGCTTAAAAATGTGTTTAAAATTTCTAACTTAGTTAGAAAGACGGATGCGAACTCTGTAAAAAACCCCACATATTCAGCCAACCAAAATGGCAATAAAAGTAATTTGTCCTATAAATCTATTGCTATTGTTGGTTGTGGTTATGTTGCCGATTATTACTTAAAAACTCTCTCGATGCATCCGCAGTTGAAGCTAGTGGGAGTTTTGGATAAAGTTAGCGATCGCGCTACTAAATTTTCTAAATACTATAATATTTCTCATATTTATGACAGCCTTAGCGATTTGCTTGCGGATGATAAGGTTGACATAGTATTAAATTTGACTAATCCCCGCAGTCATTATGAAGTTTCCAAAGCTTGTTTGGAAGCTGGGAAGCACGTTTATTCCGAAAAGCCTTTCGCTATGGAAATGGAGCAAGCGAAAGAGTTGGTAGATATTGCTGAAGCTAAAGGTTTATATCTTTCCTCCGCACCATGTAGTTTATTGAGTGAAAGCGCCCAAACTATATGGAAAGCATTGCGGGAAAACAAGGTAGGGAAAGTTCGGGTAGTCTACGCGGAAATGGATGATGGGCTAGTTCATCAAATGCCTTATCAAAAGTGGTTGAGCGAATCTGGTACGCCTTGGCCTTATAAAGATGAATTTGAAGTAGGCTGTACTTTAGAACATGCGGGATATTATGTAAATTGGCTGACGGCTTTTTTTGGTCCTGCTCAAACCGTTTCTGCTTTTTCGTCTTGTTTAATCCCGGATAAGAAAACTGATTTACCAGTAGAAGTTGATGCTCCAGATTTTTCTGTGGCTTGTATTAAATTCGCTTCTGGAGTAGTTGCGAGATTAACCTGTAGTATTGTCGCACCTCACGACCATTCTTTAAAAATTATTGGAGATGACGGCATACTTGGCATTGATGACTGTTGGTTTTATGGAGCGCCAGTTTATATCCGTCGCAGCCTGACAATTGGACGTAAAAGGCTTGAAGGTGTTTGGAAGCAAAGGTATCGTTTAGTGAAGAAAGCGCCGAAATTTGGATATAGAGGCGCACAGCAAATGGATTTTTGTCGTGGTGTAGCAGAAATGGCTGATGCGATTATGGAAAATCGTCCTTGCAGGCTGTCATCTCGATTTTCGCTGCACAACAACGAAATTGTCTTGGCAATCCAAAATTCTTTAGAAACTGGCTCTCCCTATAAAATGACTACTTCGTTTGATTCTGTGGAGCCTATGGATTGGGCAAAGTAG
- a CDS encoding glycosyltransferase family 2 protein, with protein MNSIGVVVIGRNEGNRLKQCLLSVLEQVKTVVYVDSGSNDGSVDLARSLGANVVELDLSIPFTAARARNEGFEYLLKIEPYTEFVQFVDGDCLVVEGWLEKAVKVLDAKPEVVVVCGRRREEFPTNSVYNRLCDIEWDTPVGEAQACGGDAMMRVNALKQVGGFNPSLIAGEEPELCVRLRQAGGTIMRIDAEMTLHDAQIMHFNQWWKRSVRNGHAYAEGAWLHGKPPEKHWIKESRRIWVWGLILPLLAFIAAWFTGGISIILLFVAYSILFSRVYKYARTKGVTPVDGLFYGLFCVLDKFPGLIGQIQFHLSRLLGKKRAIVEYKSAAVSS; from the coding sequence GTGAATTCAATCGGGGTAGTTGTAATTGGACGTAATGAAGGAAATCGTCTCAAACAATGTCTATTATCTGTACTGGAGCAGGTAAAAACGGTTGTTTATGTTGATTCTGGCTCTAATGATGGCAGCGTAGATTTAGCCCGTAGCCTCGGCGCTAACGTTGTCGAGCTAGATTTATCGATTCCTTTTACTGCTGCACGGGCAAGAAATGAAGGTTTTGAATATCTACTTAAAATAGAACCATACACTGAATTTGTTCAATTTGTTGATGGAGATTGTTTGGTAGTTGAAGGATGGCTAGAAAAAGCTGTCAAGGTATTAGATGCGAAACCTGAAGTTGTAGTCGTTTGCGGAAGGAGAAGGGAAGAATTTCCGACAAATTCTGTTTACAATCGATTGTGCGATATTGAATGGGATACGCCTGTAGGCGAAGCACAAGCCTGTGGTGGTGACGCGATGATGCGCGTCAACGCTTTAAAACAGGTTGGGGGTTTTAATCCAAGTTTAATTGCCGGAGAAGAACCAGAATTATGCGTGCGCTTGCGTCAAGCTGGCGGCACAATCATGCGTATTGACGCTGAAATGACTTTACATGATGCTCAAATAATGCATTTCAACCAATGGTGGAAGCGTTCGGTTCGTAACGGACATGCTTACGCCGAAGGGGCTTGGCTGCACGGTAAACCTCCGGAAAAACACTGGATTAAAGAAAGTCGCAGAATTTGGGTTTGGGGTTTAATATTACCCTTATTAGCCTTTATTGCTGCGTGGTTTACTGGAGGTATAAGTATAATTTTACTTTTTGTGGCTTATAGTATATTATTTTCTCGCGTATATAAATATGCCAGAACTAAGGGAGTTACTCCCGTGGATGGATTGTTTTACGGTCTATTCTGTGTTCTGGACAAATTCCCTGGACTTATAGGTCAGATTCAGTTTCATCTATCTCGATTATTGGGAAAGAAACGCGCCATTGTTGAATATAAAAGTGCGGCAGTTAGTTCATAA
- a CDS encoding methyltransferase domain-containing protein, with protein MHVAYAKASEWAKHNSFGKSWRLERMKQFLALVKPPSNARIIDLGGHLPMWKWFDHNFDVTLVNLPGSYKSTGKFGKYTLVEGDATNLINTFSDKSFDIVFSNSVIEHVGDESKQADFASEVIRLAKGYWVQTPSDYWPIEPHTGVIGYWLLPEFMRQNLHQRWEKKLPVWTEMVRGTRVLSRNRMRELFPDSEFYVERKLLLEKSYAAYKPFQAG; from the coding sequence ATGCATGTAGCTTACGCCAAAGCGTCGGAGTGGGCAAAACACAATTCATTTGGTAAGTCTTGGCGTTTAGAACGGATGAAGCAGTTTCTGGCTTTAGTTAAACCGCCGTCGAACGCAAGAATTATTGATTTGGGAGGACATCTCCCAATGTGGAAGTGGTTTGACCATAATTTTGATGTGACTTTAGTTAATCTACCAGGTTCTTATAAAAGCACCGGAAAGTTTGGCAAATATACCCTGGTTGAAGGGGATGCCACCAATTTAATCAATACTTTTTCAGATAAATCCTTTGATATTGTATTTAGTAATTCCGTTATCGAACATGTAGGAGATGAATCAAAGCAAGCTGATTTTGCATCAGAAGTGATTCGCTTGGCTAAAGGTTATTGGGTACAGACTCCTAGCGATTATTGGCCGATTGAACCTCATACTGGCGTTATTGGTTATTGGTTACTGCCGGAATTCATGCGGCAAAATTTACATCAGAGATGGGAGAAGAAATTGCCAGTTTGGACTGAAATGGTAAGAGGTACGAGAGTGCTGTCTAGAAATCGGATGCGCGAGCTGTTCCCCGACAGCGAGTTTTATGTAGAACGAAAATTATTACTAGAAAAGTCCTACGCAGCTTACAAACCTTTTCAAGCTGGTTAG
- a CDS encoding O-antigen ligase, protein MNSKYLEIAEKWFAVLALTFFSGGLLVGGNQASTPPTPGIIPAYIITSIRYFIWVGSTVLVLLRWRKSLTVASRDLVLWILVVLILCSYIWSDIPTYTSLVGREVWQMTTFALYFASRYTLREQVKLVAWTFGIGSVLTLIFALGIPSIGKHGADHPGSWKGIYDYKNTLGSMMLIGSLSFFLLPVDNPKRSFYKWLGLCLPLSVIVLSTSKTAMVVCVLLGIMLVFYRTFRWQGKISVVYLDLTVLVVGIVGTFILTNWSALLGGMGKDPTLTGRTPMWGMMIKFIMERPWLGYGRGAFWAPGTKYPAIVGGTLSSQFVAPHGHNGYLDFALDVGLIGLALFSFSFIVAFAKALKRAYAAKSPEEIWPLAFLLFLGLNNIMESYLLRLANIYWVLFVATALSVPQRKPQKTLNENQHQNFKKSRLKRKYRRYRY, encoded by the coding sequence ATGAATTCTAAGTATTTAGAAATAGCTGAAAAATGGTTTGCGGTTTTAGCTTTGACTTTTTTTTCTGGAGGACTATTAGTAGGAGGGAACCAAGCCTCAACTCCACCAACTCCAGGTATTATTCCAGCATATATTATTACTTCTATTAGATACTTTATTTGGGTCGGTTCGACTGTTTTAGTTTTACTTCGCTGGCGAAAATCTTTAACGGTTGCTTCTAGAGATCTAGTGCTATGGATATTAGTAGTATTAATTTTATGTTCCTACATTTGGTCGGATATACCAACCTATACTTCCCTTGTAGGTCGTGAAGTATGGCAAATGACTACATTCGCATTGTATTTTGCTTCGCGTTACACTTTAAGAGAGCAAGTCAAGCTAGTTGCTTGGACTTTCGGCATAGGTTCTGTATTAACTTTAATATTCGCTTTAGGAATTCCTTCAATTGGTAAACATGGAGCCGACCATCCTGGCTCTTGGAAGGGAATTTACGATTATAAAAATACTCTTGGCAGCATGATGCTTATTGGCTCGCTGTCATTTTTTCTATTACCTGTAGATAATCCGAAAAGAAGTTTTTATAAATGGTTGGGGCTGTGTTTACCTTTATCAGTAATTGTACTTTCTACTTCTAAGACAGCAATGGTTGTCTGCGTTTTGCTGGGAATAATGTTAGTTTTTTATCGCACTTTTCGCTGGCAAGGGAAAATATCTGTAGTTTATTTAGACTTAACGGTATTAGTAGTAGGAATAGTTGGGACTTTCATTTTAACTAACTGGTCGGCACTTTTAGGAGGTATGGGAAAAGACCCGACTTTGACCGGAAGAACGCCAATGTGGGGTATGATGATTAAATTCATTATGGAAAGACCTTGGTTGGGGTACGGTCGTGGAGCCTTTTGGGCACCAGGAACTAAATATCCTGCAATTGTTGGCGGCACCCTTTCAAGTCAATTTGTTGCACCTCACGGTCATAATGGCTATTTAGACTTTGCTCTTGATGTAGGGTTAATAGGTTTAGCACTGTTCTCATTTAGTTTTATAGTGGCTTTTGCAAAGGCATTAAAAAGAGCTTATGCTGCCAAAAGCCCTGAAGAAATTTGGCCTTTGGCTTTTCTGTTATTTTTAGGTCTAAATAACATTATGGAAAGCTATCTTTTACGTTTGGCTAATATATATTGGGTTTTATTTGTGGCGACTGCTCTTTCCGTGCCTCAGAGGAAACCACAAAAGACACTAAATGAAAATCAGCATCAAAACTTTAAAAAATCAAGATTGAAGCGCAAGTATCGAAGATACCGATATTAG
- a CDS encoding glycosyltransferase family 2 protein, giving the protein MIIGFLNSVLLVIAGGLFILCGILFTESMTALLPIVPAKNKQWKEAKDINFKVLIPAHDEELVIRSTLEDLKAKLNNSQDIVVVADNCTDATADIARSTGVKVIERENTNLRGKGYALDYGLNYLKSQPPDVVVFVDADCLVAKGAVERVTQKALATGKPVQATYLMAKSDNSSPKALISTFAFKVKNLVRPYGLSQLGQPCLLTGTGMAFPWEVINSVDIASGDIVEDMKLGFDLSLAGYPAVFCPQSNVTGYLPQEVQAARGQRTRWEHGHLQTLLTYIPLLLKEAVKQRRLDLLISALDLCVPPLSLLVIAWLGMTSFSLITSLLLGIWLPTTILVLAGSLLFLAIISAWAKFGRSDLPLSQLLSVPLYILWKIPLYFQFLVKRQKAWVRTQRDSVNT; this is encoded by the coding sequence ATGATAATTGGATTTCTTAACAGTGTTTTATTAGTTATTGCTGGTGGATTGTTTATTTTGTGCGGCATACTTTTTACTGAGTCTATGACTGCATTGCTACCGATTGTTCCAGCTAAAAACAAGCAATGGAAAGAAGCTAAAGATATCAATTTTAAAGTTTTAATTCCCGCTCATGACGAAGAGCTTGTAATTCGTTCGACCTTAGAAGATTTAAAAGCAAAGTTAAATAATTCACAAGATATAGTCGTAGTTGCCGATAATTGCACGGATGCTACTGCGGACATTGCTCGCTCTACTGGTGTTAAAGTTATCGAACGTGAAAATACCAATCTCAGAGGTAAAGGATACGCCCTCGACTATGGATTGAATTATCTCAAGTCTCAACCGCCAGATGTAGTCGTATTTGTTGATGCTGACTGTTTAGTTGCTAAAGGTGCTGTAGAGCGGGTAACTCAAAAGGCTTTAGCTACGGGGAAACCGGTACAAGCAACTTATTTGATGGCCAAATCGGATAATTCTAGTCCTAAAGCATTGATTTCAACATTTGCTTTCAAGGTTAAAAATTTAGTTCGTCCTTATGGGTTAAGTCAGTTGGGACAACCTTGTTTATTAACTGGAACAGGGATGGCTTTTCCTTGGGAGGTAATTAATTCTGTTGATATTGCTAGCGGCGATATTGTGGAAGATATGAAACTAGGCTTTGATTTAAGCTTGGCTGGTTATCCAGCAGTTTTTTGTCCCCAGTCAAATGTCACCGGATATTTACCGCAAGAAGTACAAGCGGCTAGAGGACAAAGAACCAGATGGGAACACGGGCATTTACAAACGTTGTTAACCTATATTCCTTTGCTGTTAAAAGAAGCAGTCAAACAAAGACGACTTGATTTGTTGATTAGTGCTTTGGATTTGTGCGTGCCGCCTTTATCACTACTGGTAATTGCTTGGTTGGGAATGACCAGTTTTTCCTTGATAACGTCATTGTTATTAGGGATATGGTTGCCGACGACTATCTTAGTTTTAGCCGGAAGCTTACTTTTCCTCGCAATAATATCGGCTTGGGCAAAGTTTGGACGTAGCGATTTACCTTTATCCCAGCTTTTAAGCGTTCCTTTGTACATTTTGTGGAAAATTCCGCTTTACTTTCAATTTTTAGTTAAGCGTCAAAAAGCATGGGTTCGCACGCAAAGAGATTCTGTAAATACTTAG
- a CDS encoding glycosyltransferase family 4 protein, which produces MRVLIVAEHASAKYGGEAFLPLNYFRLLRKRQIDTWLVVHGRTQDELESLFPQEDGRIHFVTDNWIHQLLWRLGDLLPRRLALITTDLISHLYTQSIQRRLVRQLVRQNNIDVVHEPIPVSPKFPSVMFDVWAPVVIGPMNGAIEYPPGFNSRHNWFVDLMVSKGRKLSDFGNRLIPGKLQAKILLVANERTKQALPRGNNGTVLNLVENGVDLSVWHSMKQVHFDLEQETRFVFVGRLVDWKAVDLLLEAFSVVASSANVCLEIIGDGKQRNLLEAQTSQLGLSKKVTFSGWLPQKQCAQNLKKADVLVLPSLLECGGAVVLEAMAVGIPVIATKWGGPADYLNGDCGILIEPTSREALVDGLVNAMDKLAQFPQLRSQLGNAGKERVRQYFDWERKIDRILEIYDLAV; this is translated from the coding sequence ATGCGAGTTTTGATTGTCGCCGAACATGCCTCTGCTAAATATGGCGGTGAAGCATTTTTACCCCTAAACTACTTTAGATTGCTGAGAAAACGTCAAATCGATACTTGGTTAGTAGTTCATGGACGCACTCAAGACGAACTTGAATCGCTTTTTCCCCAAGAAGACGGTCGTATACATTTTGTAACGGATAACTGGATACACCAGCTATTATGGCGTTTGGGAGATTTATTACCTCGAAGATTGGCGCTAATAACGACTGATTTAATCAGTCATTTATATACCCAAAGCATCCAGCGTCGGCTTGTACGTCAACTTGTTAGGCAAAACAATATAGATGTAGTCCACGAACCGATTCCGGTATCGCCGAAATTTCCGTCTGTGATGTTTGATGTGTGGGCACCTGTTGTTATTGGTCCGATGAATGGTGCGATTGAATATCCTCCTGGGTTCAACTCTCGTCATAATTGGTTTGTTGATTTAATGGTCTCCAAGGGACGCAAATTATCTGATTTTGGTAATCGTCTCATACCTGGAAAACTTCAAGCCAAGATATTACTTGTTGCTAACGAACGCACCAAGCAAGCATTGCCTCGGGGCAATAATGGAACCGTTTTAAATTTAGTAGAAAACGGTGTGGATTTATCTGTATGGCACAGTATGAAACAAGTCCACTTTGATTTAGAACAAGAAACTCGATTTGTTTTCGTCGGTCGATTGGTTGATTGGAAAGCCGTGGATCTACTTTTAGAAGCCTTCAGCGTAGTAGCATCTTCTGCGAACGTATGTCTGGAAATTATTGGCGATGGTAAGCAAAGAAACCTTTTAGAAGCTCAAACCTCACAATTAGGTTTAAGTAAAAAGGTAACTTTTTCTGGATGGCTCCCTCAAAAGCAATGTGCACAAAATTTAAAAAAAGCTGATGTTTTAGTTCTTCCCAGTCTTTTGGAATGTGGAGGTGCAGTAGTTTTAGAAGCGATGGCAGTGGGGATACCGGTGATTGCTACAAAATGGGGAGGTCCGGCAGATTATTTGAATGGAGATTGCGGCATTTTGATAGAACCCACCTCTAGAGAAGCTTTAGTAGATGGATTGGTTAACGCTATGGATAAACTAGCCCAATTTCCACAATTGCGATCCCAATTAGGTAATGCTGGCAAAGAAAGGGTACGGCAATATTTTGACTGGGAACGTAAAATCGACCGGATTTTAGAGATTTATGATTTAGCAGTTTAA
- a CDS encoding serine O-acetyltransferase translates to MSAQLNRAADSRGLVLKEEDLSLWQQLKEDWIAHGKDWTRPGFRAIAVYRFGVWRMTINSKILRSPFSVLYKMMFRKIRNGYGIEIPFTARLGRRVIIEHQSGIVVHGCSAIGDDSIIRQGVTLGNRYLDRPMEAPKLGKRVNVGAGAKIFGDISVGDGAAIGANAVVLRDIPDGATAVGIPATVIKSKVSKEDGKG, encoded by the coding sequence ATGAGTGCCCAACTGAACAGAGCAGCCGATAGCAGGGGATTGGTACTAAAAGAAGAAGATTTAAGTTTATGGCAGCAGTTAAAGGAAGACTGGATTGCTCACGGCAAAGATTGGACTAGACCGGGATTTCGAGCAATAGCGGTTTATCGCTTCGGAGTTTGGCGAATGACAATTAACTCCAAGATACTGCGATCGCCTTTTAGTGTGTTATATAAAATGATGTTTCGGAAGATTCGTAATGGTTACGGAATTGAAATACCATTTACCGCTCGATTGGGACGACGGGTAATTATCGAACATCAAAGTGGGATAGTGGTTCATGGATGCTCCGCGATTGGCGATGATTCGATTATTCGTCAAGGTGTAACCTTGGGTAATCGCTATTTGGATCGTCCTATGGAGGCTCCAAAGCTGGGAAAAAGAGTCAATGTAGGGGCAGGCGCGAAGATTTTTGGCGATATCTCGGTTGGAGATGGGGCAGCAATTGGTGCTAATGCAGTTGTTTTACGGGATATTCCTGACGGAGCAACCGCAGTGGGTATACCTGCTACTGTTATCAAGTCTAAGGTAAGTAAAGAGGATGGTAAAGGATAA
- a CDS encoding polysaccharide biosynthesis tyrosine autokinase, translating to MENSNYPEEIDVQKYLIVLKRRWLVSAGVFATFAGLAMFAVSVQKPAYEASGKLLFQSNRTSSLTGAGEKIGDLEALKREFNPLDTQALLVESTPLKQEVIDSLDLKHKDGESWSPNSINLKAEAVLGTDVLKVSYISEKPELAKKIINQVMKSFIKNNINVNRLEASAAGEFIQKQIPQARKNLEEKAENLRGFKAKNGIIDLEQETAGTVLTINKLNDELNQARSGLADLKARESELRTQLNLPGNLALDITSSQVPAVQEVLRELQKVQSELATLTTRLTESHPDIIDKQQKETKLKALLKQRTRDVLGYQPQIAPSRLQMGRIKQDLTSELIEIQAQRLGLGEKIEALEQQRNLFRDRANILPNLEKQLRERERQLDVARGTLENLLTRLQEIRVAENQTVGNARIIEYADAYPSPRAAKRKLGITAGGIFAGLLLGVAAAFFVDLIDRRLKTVKEAEALFGYTVLGFIPKFETSDTSLTSEEYSNSEVSRRVIVATTPRTVIHEAYQMLQANLKFISLDKKVRSIAVTSSVAKEGKTEVAANLAVVTAQVGRKVLLVDADMYNPSQHHLWGLINSIGLSNVMVGENDFESAVQKVTDNLSVLTSGVMPPNPLALIDSERMTNFIEMLSQTYDCIIFDAPSLVGTAEAAVLSQMVDGALVVVRPGKVNSASAAAAKSLVERSEANVLGIVANGVNVKYEPNNYFYYNNPHSESSIEKVDEEAVRS from the coding sequence ATGGAAAATAGCAACTATCCAGAAGAGATAGATGTACAAAAATATTTAATAGTTTTAAAGCGCCGGTGGTTGGTATCAGCAGGAGTATTTGCGACCTTCGCGGGATTAGCAATGTTTGCTGTTTCGGTTCAGAAGCCTGCTTACGAAGCTAGTGGAAAGCTGCTGTTTCAATCAAACCGCACATCTTCTCTTACCGGGGCGGGAGAAAAGATAGGAGACTTAGAAGCTTTAAAACGTGAGTTTAATCCTCTAGATACTCAAGCTTTATTAGTAGAATCAACTCCGCTCAAACAAGAAGTGATTGATTCTTTAGACTTAAAACATAAGGATGGAGAATCTTGGAGTCCGAATTCAATTAACCTCAAAGCAGAAGCAGTTTTAGGTACTGACGTACTGAAAGTATCTTATATTTCCGAAAAACCTGAATTGGCTAAAAAGATAATCAATCAGGTGATGAAATCTTTTATAAAGAACAATATTAACGTTAACCGTTTAGAAGCCAGTGCTGCGGGCGAATTTATTCAAAAACAAATTCCTCAAGCACGGAAGAATTTGGAAGAAAAGGCTGAAAATTTACGCGGTTTTAAAGCCAAGAATGGGATTATTGATTTAGAGCAGGAAACTGCTGGTACTGTTTTAACAATAAATAAACTCAATGACGAGTTAAACCAAGCTCGTTCTGGATTAGCAGATTTAAAAGCAAGAGAATCTGAGTTACGCACTCAATTAAATTTACCTGGGAATTTAGCTCTAGATATTACCTCTTCTCAAGTACCCGCAGTCCAAGAAGTTTTAAGAGAGTTACAGAAAGTTCAGTCGGAATTAGCGACTTTAACAACCCGGTTAACGGAATCACATCCAGATATTATTGATAAACAGCAGAAAGAAACTAAATTAAAAGCCTTATTAAAACAAAGAACTAGGGATGTACTGGGATATCAGCCACAAATTGCACCCAGCAGGTTGCAGATGGGGAGAATCAAGCAAGATTTGACTTCCGAGTTGATTGAAATTCAAGCCCAGCGCTTGGGTTTAGGTGAAAAAATAGAAGCTTTAGAACAACAAAGAAATTTATTCCGCGATCGAGCTAATATTCTGCCGAATTTAGAAAAACAACTCAGAGAAAGAGAGCGGCAGTTAGATGTGGCACGCGGTACATTAGAAAATCTACTGACAAGGCTGCAAGAGATTAGAGTTGCGGAAAATCAAACAGTAGGTAACGCTCGCATTATTGAATATGCCGATGCCTATCCAAGCCCTCGAGCTGCGAAAAGGAAGTTGGGGATTACAGCAGGTGGTATATTCGCTGGATTGTTGCTTGGTGTTGCAGCTGCATTCTTTGTCGATTTGATTGATAGAAGACTGAAAACGGTTAAGGAAGCAGAAGCGCTGTTTGGATATACAGTACTGGGCTTTATTCCCAAGTTTGAAACAAGCGATACGAGCTTAACTTCCGAAGAATATTCTAATTCTGAGGTTTCCAGGCGAGTGATAGTTGCAACAACGCCGCGCACGGTAATTCATGAAGCTTATCAAATGCTTCAGGCTAATTTGAAATTTATTAGCTTGGATAAGAAAGTTCGTTCTATTGCTGTAACAAGTTCCGTTGCCAAGGAAGGAAAAACAGAAGTCGCGGCTAATTTAGCAGTAGTAACCGCTCAAGTCGGGCGGAAAGTGCTTTTAGTTGATGCAGATATGTACAACCCATCCCAGCATCATCTTTGGGGTTTAATTAACTCTATAGGATTGAGTAACGTGATGGTTGGTGAAAATGATTTTGAAAGTGCAGTACAGAAAGTAACCGATAATTTGTCGGTGCTGACATCTGGAGTCATGCCGCCTAATCCTTTAGCATTAATTGATTCAGAGCGGATGACTAACTTTATAGAAATGCTTTCCCAGACATATGACTGTATTATTTTTGATGCTCCTAGCTTAGTAGGAACCGCAGAAGCCGCAGTGCTATCACAGATGGTAGATGGGGCTTTGGTGGTAGTTAGACCGGGGAAAGTTAATTCAGCAAGTGCTGCGGCTGCAAAGTCTCTTGTGGAAAGGTCTGAAGCTAATGTTTTGGGAATTGTGGCTAATGGCGTAAATGTCAAGTACGAGCCTAATAATTATTTCTACTACAACAATCCTCATTCCGAATCTAGCATTGAGAAAGTCGATGAGGAGGCGGTGCGTTCTTAG